The sequence GTCTTCCACAGCGTGTAGGCGACGCCGTCGGCGCTGCGGTCCAGCACGGTGGCGTTGATGTTGCTGGTGGTGTCGCAGGCGGAGTGGTAGCAGGAGTCGTACGCCCGGTTCGCGGTGCCGCCCCACTTCGCCGCCTGGTTGGCGGTCTTGGTGGCGCTGGCGCCCGCCGCGTAGCCCGAGGTCGGGATGCCGGCGGACTGGAACGAGGCGTCGTCCGAGCGGCCCTGGCCCTCGACGTTCTCCTCCGGCTGGAGGTTCAGCGAGTCCCAGTAGGCCTTCATCGGCGCCGAGGTGGCGGAGTTGACGTTGTTGATGAAGTAGCCGGCGTTGGGCGAGCCGACCATGTCGAAGTTGTAGTAGCCCTTGATGGCGCTGCGCTGGGTGGAGCCCAGCTGGCTGACGTAGTACTGCGAGCCCTGCAGGCCCTGCTCCTCACCGGTCCACCAGGCGAAGCGCACGTGGCGGGTCATGGTGGGGTTCTGCTGGGCCAGCGCGAGCGCGGTCTCCAGCAGGACGGACGAGCCGGAGCCGTTGTCGTTGATGCCCGGGCCGGCGCTGACGCCGTCCAGGTGCGCGCCGAACATGGTGACCTGGTCGGCGGGGCCGCCCGGCCAGTCGGCGATCAGGTTGTTGGCGGTGTAGGTGCAGGAGCCGCAGGTCTGCTCGCTGACCTGGTAGCCGGCCGCGACCAGCTTGGCCTTCACGTAGGCCAGCGACTGGCTGTAACCGGCGGTGCCGGTACGGCGGTTGCCGCCGTTCTGCGAGGCGATGGTGTTGAGCTGGGCCAGGTGCGCCTGGACGTTGGCGACGCTGATGTCGGGCGCCTGGCCGCCGGGGTTGCCGCCGCCGACCGTCAGCGTGTACTGGGCGGTGTGGGTGGTCTGGCCGGTGCCGGTGACCGTGATGACGTAGCTGCCGGGCGCGGTGTTGGCGCTGGTGGCGACCGTCATCGTCGCGTTCGTCCCGGACTGGATCGAGGACGGGCTGAAGCTGACGCTCGCGCCGCTCGGGGCGCCGGTGGCGGTCAGGTTGACGGTCTGGGCGCCGCCCTGGGTCACCTGGGTGACGATCGTCGCGGTGGCCGAGGAGCCCGGCTGGACGGTGCCGGAGGTCGGGCTGGAGTTGATCGAGAAGTCCGGGCCGGTCGGGCCGTCGCACTTCGGGTCACCGGTCTGGGCCGGCACGCTGACCGCGTCCCAGGCCGCCTTGGTGCGGTTGAAGAGGTTGCAGGAGGGGTCGAGGCTCTTGGCCGCGGTCAGGGTGGTGGTCCGGTACTTCTTGTAGGTCATGCCGCTGGTCTTGAGCAGCATGCCGCCGTAGAAGACCCGGCCCGCGTCCTTGATGCCGACGCCGGTGACCGTGGAGCTGTTGCAGGTCGGGCTGGTGGGCTTGCCGCCGCCCGGGTTGGAGCCCTCGGCGAGCAGGTAGAACCAGTGGTTCAGCGGGCCGGCGGCCGCGTGCACCTCGGTGCTCGGGATCGAGGAGGAGTAACAGTTGGGGTCGCCGTTGACGAGCGAGGGGTTGGCCATGTTGCGGATCGGGCCGCGGCCGACCAGGTTGATCATCTCGCCGACGGTGTAGTCCGGGCTGTCGTACGGGGAGGGCTCGTTGGCGTACGCCTCGGTCAGCGCGCCGAAGATGTCGCCGGTGCCTTCGCCCAGGCCATTCTCGTTGTTGGCGCCGCCCGGGGTGTACTGGTCGATGCCGTGTCC comes from Streptomyces sp. TLI_053 and encodes:
- a CDS encoding M28 family peptidase, which codes for MKRRLLTAGTTLTVLAGMLTATAVGQAGAAPGAAAPAPPSALAAAVNAADQAAAAGQDALAKGPGETYERQSVTPWLGGLYSVAYERTYKGLPVVGGDAVVIADGQGRVHGSQSANTGAIGVPTTALISAANAERTARTKLATVDGVQSRRLVVRVKDGAGRLAWETVLTGRTATAPSTLHVFVDARNGEVVDSYDDVRAGTVNSKWNGPSPVISTTASGSTYSLRDPNRPGLTCADYSTGQIFSKSSDSWGTGNPTSKETGCGDVMFAAQKEWDMLKDWLGRNGHNGTGGSWPVKVGLNDVNAYWDGSSVSIGHNNANEWIAAIDVVGHEFGHGIDQYTPGGANNENGLGEGTGDIFGALTEAYANEPSPYDSPDYTVGEMINLVGRGPIRNMANPSLVNGDPNCYSSSIPSTEVHAAAGPLNHWFYLLAEGSNPGGGKPTSPTCNSSTVTGVGIKDAGRVFYGGMLLKTSGMTYKKYRTTTLTAAKSLDPSCNLFNRTKAAWDAVSVPAQTGDPKCDGPTGPDFSINSSPTSGTVQPGSSATATIVTQVTQGGAQTVNLTATGAPSGASVSFSPSSIQSGTNATMTVATSANTAPGSYVITVTGTGQTTHTAQYTLTVGGGNPGGQAPDISVANVQAHLAQLNTIASQNGGNRRTGTAGYSQSLAYVKAKLVAAGYQVSEQTCGSCTYTANNLIADWPGGPADQVTMFGAHLDGVSAGPGINDNGSGSSVLLETALALAQQNPTMTRHVRFAWWTGEEQGLQGSQYYVSQLGSTQRSAIKGYYNFDMVGSPNAGYFINNVNSATSAPMKAYWDSLNLQPEENVEGQGRSDDASFQSAGIPTSGYAAGASATKTANQAAKWGGTANRAYDSCYHSACDTTSNINATVLDRSADGVAYTLWKTSVGSGPIPTNDFSVAVNPATGSVKPGESASATVNTQTTSGSAQTVNLTVTGAPAGVTATVSPASVQSGGSATLNISVAASVPAATYNLTVTGTGSVSHSSSYSLVVTSDPGPGNGTWAAGTTYKAGDTVTYNGISYRCIQGHTAQVGWEPPIVPALWQPI